The stretch of DNA AGCATTTAAAGTATAAAGAGTTAGCAGACGAAGTAAAGAGAGATTTGGATCCGACTACATTAGAGGTGACTTTGTGAACAAATCAGAGGCTATTCAAACGTTGGAGAAGTGTAAGCGAATATTGGAAGCTGTTGATGAAAGGTTGATGAAACAGGATATACAAACTTTAGAACAAGTAATGGCGTTTATAAAAGAAGGATCAGAGCAAGTTGAGAAACGTCATACTAGTAAAAAAGCAAACTTCGATGGGAAGAGATTTTTACAAGATGTGCAGGAAAATTTATCTTCTAACGAACTGTTAGAAAAATATGAGTTGAACTTACCTACCGAGTACTTAAAAGGGAGCGGGAATATTGTGACGTTATGGAGGGAGTTAAGTAAAACAGCACGAAATAAATTCAGAATACCGGAACTTCAATCTATTTACATTCTCCTCAACAAAAGCGCAACGTACAAAAAATCTTGGACAAAAAAGAAACTAGTGGAAGAAATAGATAGTTCCGTAGCATCGTGGTTACGAAGTGAGAGGTTGACTAAGGAAAGACCTTAGAAGTTGTAAACACATATAGAACAAGCGTTCTGTTTTGTGTTATAATAATTTCGCAATAGTCAGTCAGGGAAACTCAAGGGTGGTCGGCATTACCCCAAGTTAGAAAGGGGGTGATGCAAGTGATGACGACATTTCAAACTTTAGTGCTAATGATCTCATTCGCTGGTTTGATTGTGTCCATCCTAATCGTATTTAGACAGAAAATAACCCACCCTTGAGCTTGACCGGCGATATGGTGGGTTATCCTATACATTTAGCCGCCCCCCTTGAAGGGACCTGCGACTATTGCTTGACTAAGTGGTGTTGATGCACCGCTTAGTCTTTTTTATTATATGTCTTTATATTATTTAGTATAACCCATTTTACTAGAGGTGAAAAGAGTTGAACGTGGAGTAAAGGGAACAGGTGGGCCGTGAAAAAAGCAAGGTGGCACCCTTTTATTTTGAATGTTTTACAAGAGAATATATCAAAGTCTGTAGCTATCTTAAAAGTGTTGGAGTATTTTAATTTGAATCTAACAGAAGCAATTGCGTTTGGAGATGGTGGAAACGATATAGATATGTTAGAACTTGTCGGTTTAGGTATCGCGATGGGAAATGGAAATGAGGAATTAAAGAGCGTAGCCGATTTCGTAACGAAAAAGTCGAGTGAAGACGGTATATCCTTCGCATTAGAAAAGTTCGGTGTAATTTAAGAGGTGAGGGACAGTTGAGTTACACACATTGTAGATACCGAACCTGTCCCTCTAACTCTTAAAAGTATATAATTTCTCTCTTCTTGTATTTTTTTAACAGTAAAAATAATCATGCAATACCAATATGAACAAATTGTATAGAGTGGACTTTCCGGTGAAAATTTTTACTTTTCAGGCTGTCGAACACTTTCGATATCAGTGGTAGACACGGCCCAAACGATTGGAAGGCTCTCTTTATGCAACTAATACCCTATGGCTTCGCATTAATACTCCAAGCAAACACAAACATCAGGATTGCAAAAATAAGAATAAATACATTCAGTCCAAGTCCCCAATACGCATATAATCGGTTACTTCTATTAGTAAATAAACCAAAAATGCCAAGAAAGATTCCTAAAAGGGCTAACGTGAAACTTCCAAAGGCAATATGAAAGCCTGTTAGCAAACCTATGTTAACCATTACTAGTATAATAATTCCGATTAGAAAGGAAATGATGCCACTACCAGTAAATATATTTGAAAGCCTAAAACGATTTCTTTTTACTTCCAGTTCCATAGTTTCACTTCTCCTATCTTCATAGATTTAATTTTTTCGTTATCCTGTAAATTGCGTAATTCGGCTGTTGGGCCAGTAACGACCACACCATAAATTTTGATACCATTTTCCTCGATATACGTTATTCGTTCTTCTAAAGATAACGATTTTGCCCTAGCTAAAATGGTTGCAGTTTCCTCGTTCTCTTTTAAAAATTTAAGTATGTCTAGAAAAACTTCTTCGTTCGTTTGTTCTCGTCCATTAAACGGTGACCACGTCGTTGTGTCAACTTGGGCAGGGTAGCCTAATGGTGTAAGTGGGTAACCATCTTTGTCTATTCTCTTTCTTTCTAATCCAGTGTCTACTGCAAGCCATCGTACTTCCATATCTCCATTAAATAATTCGTTCACTTCGGATACATCAATCGTTTCTGAAAATGACACGTACAATTCAGAAACAGTCCCATCCGGAAGTCCTTTTAAAATGTTCCAATCGGAATTCGTGGATACTAAGACGTCAGGATGGACAATTAATTCGGATTCAGGCTGGGGTATTTCCTCCAATGGTCTTTCTAGTAACAAATTTCTTTTCGGAAAATTAGGTTTGTCAAAATAATAATTAATCTCATAGTCACCGACTTTATAGTCTTGAGAACCAATCCTTTTATATACATCAAAGTTAAGGTCCATCGTGAAAAAGCCGATCTCCTCTTCTATCTCCATCTCTTCCACACTCATATTCGGTTCCGTAACATATATAAGTTTGGAAGCAACTTCAATAGCATTGTTCGCGCGGCCATAATTTTCACCACTACTATAGTAAAAGTAAGTTAATAAGGTCATCACTGGAACAATTAATAATAGAATAGCTAAGCTTATTAAAATGTTCGTAAACATTGCTTTGTTTTTACTTCTTTTCACGATTGTTTGTTGTTGTTTTGGACTATATTTTTGATCAAATTCATCAATAGAGTTGTTTAACATTTGTTCATACAGATTTTCGTCATTTGAATGATTTTTATCTTTCTCTTTCATCTCGTTCCCTCCGTTTCTGTATTTTCGCGATCATTTTTTCTCTACCGCGTAATAAATGACTTTTTAACGTATTCAAATTTAAATCTAATATGTCTGCAGCTTCTTTGTACGAGAGTTTATGAAAGTCACATAGTAGGAGCACGTTTTTTTGTTTATCATTAAGAGAATGTATATCTTCCAGCAACTGTTGAAAACTTTCCTTTTCAATAAATTGCTTTTCTGGTGACTTTTCTGGCGGTATCCCTTTAGGCTCTATATTTTCTAACTGATCACTTACAATATATCGCTTTCTTTTTCTCGTAAAATCAATAAATGCATGGTAGGATACTTTAAATAGCCAAGCTTTTATATTGGTAATCTCTCTTTCATCAAGTGTAATAAATGCTCGGTAGAACGTTTCTTGAACTAGATCCTCCGCTGTAAAATGGTCTTTTGATAAGGAGTACAAGTATCGGTATAAATCATTTACATGCAGTTCATATATCTCATCAAGCTCCAAAGGCCTCACCCCAATCTAAGCAAACCACGTATGAATGTGGTGAAAAGTTGCAATTTTTTATAAAAAGTTTTTAATACTTTGAGAGAATTAAAAAGAGAACTTCGATTTTATAGAAGTTCTCTTTCCATTTTATTGTATTTTTTAAATAAAGCTCACCGTAATCATAGAATATTCGTTCTTGTTTATCAAATATAAACAACTAAATAAAAGAGCCAAAATAAAAAAGGAACGATCTCCAGTTATAAATGGAGCCGTCCTTTATTTGGTTAAATTATCTCCTTGAAAGAGAATCGGAAAGTAATCAAACACCCATAAATAAAAAACAATGAGAAAAAAAGAGAAGATAACTGCTTGTAACGGTCTTACTTGAGATAGTCTTAATATTGGGTACGTTGTTATGTAAAAAAAGAAGGTCCACGCAATGTTCCAGCCGTTTGAATAATTAAAATACCCCATCTTCGTAGCTATATATTCAATTACTACGGAAACGATAGACCATTTTAGCAAATAGATAAAAGGTTTTCTTTGAGGGAAAAATCCAATAAAAAGAATCGCCCAACAGGGGAAAATAATAAAACAATAGACCGTTTCAGTAATAAAGTAATTTACAATAGGCTTTTGGATAATCCATAACCATCTATCCTTGCTATAACAAAGGAAATGGTAATAAAGATTGAATAAGGCAAAAAATAGAGTAGGAACAAAAGCTTCTTGCCATTTGTTTAGTTTTTTAGAAAGAGCTAAACTAATTAACATTCCAAATGTTAATACAACATGAAACAAATGATCCACCTTTACCTTTTACGAAAAAAATTTTCAACCGTTTTTAGATTTTCCTATTTCCTTAAAAATATCCATTTTTTTCATAAATTTCACAAAGGATCAAGAATGTTTTGTTTATAATGTATAAATATTATTGATATTCTAAATTAAAATTATATAAAACCAGTGCCGTGTGAAGAAGGAATGGGTATACAAATGATGAATATAATATTGGAGCAAAAATCAAATGTGTTAGGAGTAAAAAAATGAAATCCATTAGTCGTTGGGTAATAGTAGCTATTTTAATTTTACTAGCCATTGCATTGCTGATCAAAGGGTTTAACTTGTTATCTGTTGGAAAAAATGTCGATGGTGATGGTATTGGAGTATATTTTTTATTTATGGAAATTAATGATAGAGTACCTGTAGAAAGCATTCCAGTTTATGCAATTGGATTTTTTATTTCAAGCATAGTTGCTTTTCTTCTTTCAGCAGTACTAGTAGGATTGGACTTGAAATCTAAGGAAAAAGACGTTTCTAGATAATAAAGAGCCTAAAGAAGCACCCAAGGCAAATAGTTTACTCTTTTAACAATTTTGTCTAAACTATTAGATAGTTATAGACTATGTATATTTTTCAGGAGGCAGCAACATGGAAGTTTTTAAAGAGTATTTAACGGGAATCGACCACCCAGACCACCGGGAACGAACGGAGGAAGTTTTGACGTGGATTACTAATACATTTCCGACTTTGGAAGGCCATATTAAATGGAATACGCCAATGTTTTCGGATCACGGTACATATATTATCGGCCTTTCGACAGCTAAGCATCATATGAGCATCTCACCTGAACGGGTAGGGATGGAGAAGTTTGCTGAGGAAATTAAAGAAGCTGGCTTCAGTTCTACGAAGGACCTGTTTCGTATTAAATGGAACGAGCCTGTAAATTACGAACTGCTGGAGAAAATGATTCAGTTTAATATCGAGGATAAAGCAGGGTATACGAAGTTTTGGCGGGAATAAAGAAACATCGAAAAGGAGCATTTTTATTAAATTAAAATGCTCCTTTTTTCTTTGCTCAAAACATTATAAAAACAGGAGAGTAGGTTCTTTTTAGAATCTGCTCTTTTTATTTTCCAAAAAAATATTTGTGAAATTTTATTATACACATATAGTAATCGAGGTGAAATTATCTCGTTATCTTCTATAGATAATTGGTTGTTTTAGTAGAATATCAATTTAACTAGTAGAAAAGACTTAATAAAGAGAATTTTCTAAAAACTCGTTGACAAGGCGTACCTTTCGTTTTAGTATAAAGATAATACATCATATGATGTTATACTTTTTGGAGGTGCCAAAATGAAAACTGAACATGTAAACCAAATTACGGAAGCTGTGAATGCAGTCAAAGCAATGGATGTAAAAAACTTTTATTTTGTAGCGTGCGGAGGTTCGATGGCTTCATTAGCTACAGGAGATTATTTCTTAAATCGTGAGCTTGATATTCCATCTAGAGTGTATACTTCCAACGAATTTGTTCATGTAGATCCAAAAGGTTTAGGGGAAAATAGTGTCGTTATTTTACGTTCTCACTCAGGAACTACACCAGAAACAGTAGAGGCGGCAAAGTTTGCTCGATCAAAAGGGGCCGTTACGATTGCGGTATCGATGGAAGTAGAATCACCGTTATGTCAGGCAGCGGAGTATGTTGTTCATTACAACTATAAAGACGGTTCCGACGCGATTGATGGGGAAACTGGAGTCTACTTTTCTCTCATTTTCGGCATTTTGAATGCGGTTTCACCGAATGAAAAGTATGACAGAGTATTAAAGCAATTAAGTCATTTAGAAAATCTATTTGAAACAAATAAGAAAAACACTTTTGATAGAGCATTTGAGTATGGGAAAGAAAATAAACGTGAAAAGATTATCTACACGATGGGAAGTGGGGCGTACTACCATCAGGCATACTCCTTTACGAGTTGCTTATTGATGGAAATGTTATGGATTCACTCTAATGCAATTCATTCCGGTGAATTTTTCCATGGACCGTTTGAAATTACAGATTTCGATGTACCGTTCTTAATTATTAAAGGCGATGGACCAACTAGACCTTTAGATGAAAGAGCGATTAACTTTGCTGAAAAGTTTAGCAATAAAGTAGAAGTGGTAGACGTGGCAGAGCTTGATTATACAGGTGTGGACGAGGATCTTCGCGAATACTTTGGTCCAGCAATTGCAGGTGTCGTGTTAAGACAATATGCGGACGGTCTTGCAGAACATACAGGTCATCCGTTATCCGTTCGTCGGTATATGTGGAAAATGGAATATTAAAAAAATAAAAAATCGATTGGAACGAAGGGGTGTAAGTTAATGAAAAGAACTTTTTCATTTGTAGTAATGGTACTATTTCTCTTTGCATCTTTAGTAGCGTGTTCATCGAGTGAATCCGGTTCTTCCAAAGGGGAGAATGGCGAGGATATTGTAGAAATTAACTTTTTTCATAGATGGCCGAATGAACCACGAAAGTCGTTCTATGATCAAAAAATTAAAGAGTATATGGAAGCAAATCCGAATGTCAAAATTAATGTTGATGCAGTATTAAATGATTCGTATAAAGAGAAAATTCGTGTTCTCGTTTCGAGCGATAATTTACCACATGTGTTTTCTTCTTGGTCTAACTCATTTGCAGAAAACCTTGTTTCCTCTAATAGAATTATGGATTTAAATAGTTTACTAGAAGAAGACAAGGAATGGTCAGGCAATATTATAGAATCTCAGTTTGAAGGATTCACGTTCGATGATGTTACGTACGGAGTACCATTTACTATCGATGGAAAAGTGTTCTTTTACAATAAAGAAATTTTTGAAAAACATAACTTACAAGCACCTTCTTCTTACGATGAATTTATTAAAGTGTTAGATTCATTGCAAGCTGCTGGATACGATACACCACTTGTGGAAGGGTTAACGAACGCTTGGGCAATCTCTCACTATATGGGGACGATTTTCCAACGAGTACTAGATCCAGGAGTAACGGCAGTTGATTATAATGCAAAAACTGGTGAATTTACGGACCCAGGTTATATTAAAGGGCTAGAAATTTTCGAGGAACTAACATCCTATATGGGGGATATTTCAACGGCAATCGATCATGAAACAGCTAGAAACATGTTCGGTAATGGAGAAATTCCAATCGTATACATGCAGTTCGCGGAAATTAAACTAGTAGAAAATATCGGTGGCGTTGATTTCGGATTCTTTAACTTCCCAGCAGTAGCAGGTGGAAAAGGAGATCCGGACGCGTTAACAGGTGCACCTGAAGGCTGGATGTTAAGTAAAGACGCTCCAAAAGAAGCGGTCGATTTCTTAAAGTTTTTAACTTCTAAAGAAACGGCGTACGAATTTACGAAAACGGATGGTCAGCTGAATGCGATTAAAGGTGGAGTGGATGAAGGGAATACTTCTCCTGCTAGTTTTGAAGCTTACGAGATTGTGTTAAGTGCTTCTTCCCCAGCTCCTTGGTTTGATAATGCCGTCAATATTAATATCGCAGACATCTTTATGAGAGGTGGTCAATCGTTAGCGACAGGCCAAACGACTCCTCAAGATATTATGAAAGATGTACAAGAAAGAGCAGCTCGATTGAAAAATGAGTAAACGTTATAAAGTATGTGTTGAGGCTCAGGTTATCCTGAGCCTTATAAAGAATATCGGACTATTCAGCAAGGGGTGAAGGAAGTGACTAGATATAGAAGTAGAATCATGTCTATCTTATTTTTATTACCGAGTGTTGTCATACTAGCTACATTTGTATTTATTCCTCTAATACAAAATTTCTACTACAGTCTCTACGACTTTTCTGTTTTTTCTCAAACGAAAACATGGGTTGGATTGGATAATTTTAAAGTTCTTTTAAGTGATAAAGTAGTACAAACTGCATTAGCAAACAATTTTAAATACGCCATTATATCCGTCTTCTTCCAAGTAGCCATTGCGCTCGTACTAGCCTATATTTTGGAGGACAAAATCTTTAGAAGAGTGGCACCGTTTTTCCGAGTCGTCTATTTCATGCCAGTTATGATCTCGATTTCCGTTATCGCTCTGTTATTCGGTTTTATTTATAATCCGCAAATGGGACTATTAAATAGTTTCTTAGATTTAATCGGACTAGGAGAATACGGAAAGCCGTGGTTAGGGAATTCGACGTCAGCAATTTACGCTGTGATCGCAATGTCACAGTGGCAAAGTATCGGTTTTATTATGGTGATTTTCATTGTTGCCATACAAAAAATCCCCAAGGAACTGTACGAAGCTGCCGAAATGGACGGAGCTGGGAAAGTACGTAGATTTTTCAGTGTAACGGTCCCACAAGTGAGAGAAGCGATATTTGTCAATACACTTATTACGATTACAGGGTCAATGCTCGTCTTTAATGAGCCGTACATTTTGACGAATGGTGGACCTGGATTTAGCTCGATTACAATGGCCGTTCATATGTATCAAGAAGGATTTGTGAAAGATAATATGGGATACGCCTCTACGTTAGCTATCGTCATTTTTATACTTACTGCGATACTAGCACTTATTCAAATTCGGTTATCCGGAACGGGAAAGGATGAGTGAACATGAAGCTTACTAAAAATAGGAAATTTGGAGTAGGTGAAACGATAACATTATTTGCACTAATAGCATTTGCTGTTATTATTCTTTACCCGTTATTATGGATGTTCATTTCCTCGATGAAAAGTTATGATGAAATATATAATAACGTATGGGGCTTTCCTGAAGTATGGAAATATGAAAACTATATCGAAGCATGGTCAAAAGGGATCTCTAGTTATTTTTTAAATAGTGTCATTGTGACGATTGCTACTATTTTTTCTGTGTTACTTTTCGGTTCAATGGCAGCTTTTTCACTCGCAAAATATCGTTCAAGATTAATCGATTTAGCGTTAATTTTTATCATTGCTGGGATGATGATTAACCCACAAGTAGCGCTTATTCCGCTGTTTAACATTTTAAGTGCTTTTGACATGATTAATACGAGATTGGCGCTAATTCTACCGTATATAGCGTTTCGATTACCGATTGCTATTCTTCTATTAAGGTCGTACTTTTTAAGTATACCGAAAGAGTTAGAAGAGTCTGCTGTTATTGACGGTTGTAGCGATTGGGGAATTTATACGAAAATTTATTTACCGATGGCAAGACCTATATTAATTACAACGATCGTATTGACAGCGTTTTTCGCTTGGAATGAGTTTTTATTTGCAACGATTTTTATTGATTCTGATGCACTAAAAACAATTCCTTCTGGACTGATGAACTTCCGGGATGCGCTTCGAACAGACTGGGGTGTTCTCCTCGCTGGAATGGTTATTTCTTCTATTCCGATGATTGTGCTGTTAATTATGCTTCAAAAATATTTAGTAAGAGGATTATCAGAAGGATCTGTAAAAGGGTAAGAGATAGAGAGAGGGGTATAAAAGATGAAAATTATTGCAATCGGAGATAATGTTGTAGATTGTTATTTAGATCAAGGAAAATATTATCCAGGTGGGAATTGCGTAAACGTATTAGTAAATTGTAAACGTTCTGGTGCAGAGGAAACGAGTTATATCGGCAACTTCGCAACAGACGATAAAGCGCAACATTTGAAGTATGCACTAACAGAAGAGGGAGTCGCGTTTGATAGAACAAGAGTAGTCGAAGGAATTAGTGGTCAACCGAAAGTGAACTTAACGGAAGACGGAGACCGAGTTTTCGTAGGTGGACCTAAAAATACCGTTCAACATAAGGTGAAAATTAAGTTGTTAGCGGAAGAGTTAGAGTATGTAAGGCAGTTTGATGTTTGTCATTCTAGCTGTTATTCATCCTTAGAAGAGGAGCTCCCTCTTATTGCGGAGCAAACAAAGGTGTCGTTTGATTTTTCTACTAGATTAGAAGAGGCTTATTTAGAAAAAGTATGTCCGCACATTTCTTTTGGTTTCTTTTCTGCTTCTGATTTATCGGAGGAACAGTTAGAAGATTTCATTACGAAAGTAGAAAAATATGATTTAGAGGTAGCTGGGTTTACGAGAGGATCAAAACCTGCACTATTTCTATATAAAGGTGAACGTTATTACCAAGAGCCGGTTGAAACGAATGTTGTGGACACAATGGGAGCTGGAGATAGTTTTATAGCTGGTTTTCTAACAGCATTTCTTAATGGAGAAGAGATAAAGGACGCGCTCCATTTTGCGGCAGAACGAGCAAGTGAAACATGTACGTTTTATGGTGGCTGGGGATATCCGAAAGAAATAGAGTGAATAATCATTCATATTTTTCGAAATTTAAGGTTTTTCTGCAAATAATTCTGTATAATTATAGGAGAAAATACCACGAAGTTGAGGTACGGTTATGAAGAAAAAAATAGAGAATGCAGTGAAACCTGGATTTTTGTACGAACAAGTGATGATAAATATTAAAGAAATGATAAAGTCTGGTCAATTTCCACCTAATGAGAAATTACCAAATGAGAATGAGCTATGTGAAATTTTTGAGACTAGTAGAATTACCATTCGAAGAGCGTTAAAGGAGCTCGAAAATGAAGGAGTAATTGAGATCCTACACGGGAAAGGTACGTTCGTCAAAAACACGAAGCAGCAAATCCATATGCTAGATTTAAATGGGTTTACGAACGGAAAGTGGTTAGGGAAAACGACGATTACGAAAAAAACACTTTCTAAAACGGTGGAAGAGGCTGATGAACAGCTAATGAAATTGTTTCAGCGTGAAGAACCGTTTGAAGTATTAAAGCTTGTCCGTCTAATCAAGGATACGAATAGTGCGTTTAGTGTTGATTATTCCTATTTTCCGTTAGATCTTTACCCAGGAATTCAAGACAAAATGGAAGAGAACGTTTCTACATTCCAAATTGTGAAAAATGAGTATGGAGTCCAGTTCAAGTGTGCGAAGAAAGAACTCGAATTTTTACACCCTTCACAAGAAATTAGTGAATTGCTAGAAGTTTCTCGGATGGAACCTGTTATTCAAATTGGCAAAGTAATTATCGATGTGAACAATATACCTGTCCATTATTCTTTATATTACTTATTGGCTAGTAAGGTGAAATTTAATATTGATGTTGATATGGAAGACGATTCTAATCAAGAGTTTTAACTGGCAAGTACCCCTAATCATCGAAAAGGGGTTATTTGTCTTGAAGTGGACGGCCAAGACAGGTGAATAACCGGTATTAAAAATAGGAGGGAATAGCATATGATAAAGGCGATTATTTTTGATTTTGACGGATTAATCATCGATACAGAGTAT from Sutcliffiella cohnii encodes:
- a CDS encoding GntR family transcriptional regulator — its product is MKKKIENAVKPGFLYEQVMINIKEMIKSGQFPPNEKLPNENELCEIFETSRITIRRALKELENEGVIEILHGKGTFVKNTKQQIHMLDLNGFTNGKWLGKTTITKKTLSKTVEEADEQLMKLFQREEPFEVLKLVRLIKDTNSAFSVDYSYFPLDLYPGIQDKMEENVSTFQIVKNEYGVQFKCAKKELEFLHPSQEISELLEVSRMEPVIQIGKVIIDVNNIPVHYSLYYLLASKVKFNIDVDMEDDSNQEF
- a CDS encoding ABC transporter substrate-binding protein, whose product is MKRTFSFVVMVLFLFASLVACSSSESGSSKGENGEDIVEINFFHRWPNEPRKSFYDQKIKEYMEANPNVKINVDAVLNDSYKEKIRVLVSSDNLPHVFSSWSNSFAENLVSSNRIMDLNSLLEEDKEWSGNIIESQFEGFTFDDVTYGVPFTIDGKVFFYNKEIFEKHNLQAPSSYDEFIKVLDSLQAAGYDTPLVEGLTNAWAISHYMGTIFQRVLDPGVTAVDYNAKTGEFTDPGYIKGLEIFEELTSYMGDISTAIDHETARNMFGNGEIPIVYMQFAEIKLVENIGGVDFGFFNFPAVAGGKGDPDALTGAPEGWMLSKDAPKEAVDFLKFLTSKETAYEFTKTDGQLNAIKGGVDEGNTSPASFEAYEIVLSASSPAPWFDNAVNINIADIFMRGGQSLATGQTTPQDIMKDVQERAARLKNE
- a CDS encoding iron chaperone; its protein translation is MEVFKEYLTGIDHPDHRERTEEVLTWITNTFPTLEGHIKWNTPMFSDHGTYIIGLSTAKHHMSISPERVGMEKFAEEIKEAGFSSTKDLFRIKWNEPVNYELLEKMIQFNIEDKAGYTKFWRE
- a CDS encoding sigma-70 family RNA polymerase sigma factor, translated to MELDEIYELHVNDLYRYLYSLSKDHFTAEDLVQETFYRAFITLDEREITNIKAWLFKVSYHAFIDFTRKRKRYIVSDQLENIEPKGIPPEKSPEKQFIEKESFQQLLEDIHSLNDKQKNVLLLCDFHKLSYKEAADILDLNLNTLKSHLLRGREKMIAKIQKRRERDERER
- a CDS encoding carbohydrate ABC transporter permease encodes the protein MKLTKNRKFGVGETITLFALIAFAVIILYPLLWMFISSMKSYDEIYNNVWGFPEVWKYENYIEAWSKGISSYFLNSVIVTIATIFSVLLFGSMAAFSLAKYRSRLIDLALIFIIAGMMINPQVALIPLFNILSAFDMINTRLALILPYIAFRLPIAILLLRSYFLSIPKELEESAVIDGCSDWGIYTKIYLPMARPILITTIVLTAFFAWNEFLFATIFIDSDALKTIPSGLMNFRDALRTDWGVLLAGMVISSIPMIVLLIMLQKYLVRGLSEGSVKG
- a CDS encoding PfkB family carbohydrate kinase, with the protein product MKIIAIGDNVVDCYLDQGKYYPGGNCVNVLVNCKRSGAEETSYIGNFATDDKAQHLKYALTEEGVAFDRTRVVEGISGQPKVNLTEDGDRVFVGGPKNTVQHKVKIKLLAEELEYVRQFDVCHSSCYSSLEEELPLIAEQTKVSFDFSTRLEEAYLEKVCPHISFGFFSASDLSEEQLEDFITKVEKYDLEVAGFTRGSKPALFLYKGERYYQEPVETNVVDTMGAGDSFIAGFLTAFLNGEEIKDALHFAAERASETCTFYGGWGYPKEIE
- a CDS encoding CBO0543 family protein; translation: MFHVVLTFGMLISLALSKKLNKWQEAFVPTLFFALFNLYYHFLCYSKDRWLWIIQKPIVNYFITETVYCFIIFPCWAILFIGFFPQRKPFIYLLKWSIVSVVIEYIATKMGYFNYSNGWNIAWTFFFYITTYPILRLSQVRPLQAVIFSFFLIVFYLWVFDYFPILFQGDNLTK
- a CDS encoding carbohydrate ABC transporter permease translates to MSILFLLPSVVILATFVFIPLIQNFYYSLYDFSVFSQTKTWVGLDNFKVLLSDKVVQTALANNFKYAIISVFFQVAIALVLAYILEDKIFRRVAPFFRVVYFMPVMISISVIALLFGFIYNPQMGLLNSFLDLIGLGEYGKPWLGNSTSAIYAVIAMSQWQSIGFIMVIFIVAIQKIPKELYEAAEMDGAGKVRRFFSVTVPQVREAIFVNTLITITGSMLVFNEPYILTNGGPGFSSITMAVHMYQEGFVKDNMGYASTLAIVIFILTAILALIQIRLSGTGKDE
- a CDS encoding anti-sigma factor — encoded protein: MKEKDKNHSNDENLYEQMLNNSIDEFDQKYSPKQQQTIVKRSKNKAMFTNILISLAILLLIVPVMTLLTYFYYSSGENYGRANNAIEVASKLIYVTEPNMSVEEMEIEEEIGFFTMDLNFDVYKRIGSQDYKVGDYEINYYFDKPNFPKRNLLLERPLEEIPQPESELIVHPDVLVSTNSDWNILKGLPDGTVSELYVSFSETIDVSEVNELFNGDMEVRWLAVDTGLERKRIDKDGYPLTPLGYPAQVDTTTWSPFNGREQTNEEVFLDILKFLKENEETATILARAKSLSLEERITYIEENGIKIYGVVVTGPTAELRNLQDNEKIKSMKIGEVKLWNWK
- a CDS encoding SIS domain-containing protein: MKTEHVNQITEAVNAVKAMDVKNFYFVACGGSMASLATGDYFLNRELDIPSRVYTSNEFVHVDPKGLGENSVVILRSHSGTTPETVEAAKFARSKGAVTIAVSMEVESPLCQAAEYVVHYNYKDGSDAIDGETGVYFSLIFGILNAVSPNEKYDRVLKQLSHLENLFETNKKNTFDRAFEYGKENKREKIIYTMGSGAYYHQAYSFTSCLLMEMLWIHSNAIHSGEFFHGPFEITDFDVPFLIIKGDGPTRPLDERAINFAEKFSNKVEVVDVAELDYTGVDEDLREYFGPAIAGVVLRQYADGLAEHTGHPLSVRRYMWKMEY
- a CDS encoding putative holin-like toxin, with amino-acid sequence MTTFQTLVLMISFAGLIVSILIVFRQKITHP